One part of the Ziziphus jujuba cultivar Dongzao chromosome 2, ASM3175591v1 genome encodes these proteins:
- the LOC107418078 gene encoding probable LRR receptor-like serine/threonine-protein kinase At1g56130 isoform X1, with amino-acid sequence MGSVNHDFAINCGGHQFMSSNGIVYEMDSAALGPATHFVSSNKRWAVSSVGLFTRDNNIPYTRSSSYQFPNTTRRKKSHAENIEELSGIDVKPFTFSYEELKTATDDFNSVNKLGEGGFGPVYKGKLDDGRVIAAKQLSVTSHQGKNQFVTEIATISSVQHRNLVKLYGCCIESNKQLLVYEYLENKSLDRALFGNKSLELNWLARYDICMGIARDLAYLHEESRLRVVHRDVKASNILLDSDLNPKISDFGLARLYDDKKIHISTRVAGTIGYVAPEYAMRGHLTEKTDVFAFGVVALEIVSGRPNCDTSLEQEKIYLLEWAWNLYEKNREDKLVDSALLTFNKEEVKRVIRVALWCTQTSPSLRPSMSRVVAILLGDAEVSTEITRPGYLTDWKFDDMSSLMTDSTNKGTNTSYYNSSASTSMVGDAEKQLVYESALPKFKSSIKSGR; translated from the exons ATGGGCTCTGTAA ATCATGACTTTGCAATTAATTGTGGTGGTCATCAATTTATGTCTTCCAATGGTATTGTGTATGAGATGGATAGTGCAGCTCTTGGTCCAGCTACACATTTTGTTAGCAGCAATAAGAGATGGGCAGTTAGCAGTGTTGGTTTATTCACCAGGGACAACAATATTCCATATACAAGAAGTTCATCCTATCAATTCCCGAACACTACAAGAAGAAAGAAGTCTCATGCCGAAAATATTGAAG AGCTCTCAGGGATAGATGTTAAACCATTCACATTCAGTTACGAAGAGCTAAAGACAGCTACAGATGACTTCAATTCTGTTAATAAGTTGGGGGAAGGAGGATTTGGACCTGTCTACAAG GGAAAACTTGATGATGGAAGAGTTATTGCAGCAAAGCAACTTTCTGTGACATCCCACCAAGGAAAAAACCAATTTGTGACTGAAATTGCTACAATATCTTCTGTGCAACACCGAAACTTGGTGAAATTGTACGGATGCTGCATTGAGAGTAACAAACAACTACTTGTGTACGAGTATCTGGAAAACAAAAGTCTCGATCGAGCATTATTTG gaaacaaaagcttggaactGAATTGGTTGGCACGTTATGACATTTGCATGGGGATAGCAAGAGATCTAGCTTATCTTCACGAGGAGTCACGGCTTCGAGTAGTGCACAGAGATGTAAAGGCCAGTAACATTCTGCTTGATTCTGATCTCAACCCCAAAATATCAGATTTTGGTTTGGCCAGGCTTTATGATGATAAAAAGATCCACATAAGCACCCGTGTTGCTGGGACAAT TGGATATGTTGCTCCAGAGTATGCCATGCGCGGGCACCTTACAGAGAAAACTGATGTGTTTGCTTTTGGAGTTGTGGCTCTAGAGATTGTTAGTGGTAGGCCAAACTGTGATACAAGCTTGGAACAAGAAAAGATATATCTTCTTGAATGG GCTTGGAACTTATATGAAAAAAACCGAGAAGATAAATTGGTGGATTCAGCATTATTGACATTCAACAAAGAAGAAGTAAAACGAGTCATACGAGTAGCTCTTTGGTGCACTCAAACATCACCATCCTTAAGGCCATCAATGTCCAGAGTGGTGGCAATCCTTTTGGGAGATGCTGAAGTGAGCACTGAGATTACGAGACCTGGATACTTGACTGACTGGAAGTTCGATGACATGAGCAGCCTGATGACTGACAGTACAAACAAAGGAACTAACACTAGCTACTATAACTCATCTGCAAGCACAAGCATGGTGGGAGATGCAGAGAAGCAACTTGTCTATGAAAGTGCATTGCCTAAGTTTAAAAGCTCCATTAAATCGGGTAGGTGA
- the LOC107418078 gene encoding probable LRR receptor-like serine/threonine-protein kinase At1g56130 isoform X2, with product MSSNGIVYEMDSAALGPATHFVSSNKRWAVSSVGLFTRDNNIPYTRSSSYQFPNTTRRKKSHAENIEELSGIDVKPFTFSYEELKTATDDFNSVNKLGEGGFGPVYKGKLDDGRVIAAKQLSVTSHQGKNQFVTEIATISSVQHRNLVKLYGCCIESNKQLLVYEYLENKSLDRALFGNKSLELNWLARYDICMGIARDLAYLHEESRLRVVHRDVKASNILLDSDLNPKISDFGLARLYDDKKIHISTRVAGTIGYVAPEYAMRGHLTEKTDVFAFGVVALEIVSGRPNCDTSLEQEKIYLLEWAWNLYEKNREDKLVDSALLTFNKEEVKRVIRVALWCTQTSPSLRPSMSRVVAILLGDAEVSTEITRPGYLTDWKFDDMSSLMTDSTNKGTNTSYYNSSASTSMVGDAEKQLVYESALPKFKSSIKSGR from the exons ATGTCTTCCAATGGTATTGTGTATGAGATGGATAGTGCAGCTCTTGGTCCAGCTACACATTTTGTTAGCAGCAATAAGAGATGGGCAGTTAGCAGTGTTGGTTTATTCACCAGGGACAACAATATTCCATATACAAGAAGTTCATCCTATCAATTCCCGAACACTACAAGAAGAAAGAAGTCTCATGCCGAAAATATTGAAG AGCTCTCAGGGATAGATGTTAAACCATTCACATTCAGTTACGAAGAGCTAAAGACAGCTACAGATGACTTCAATTCTGTTAATAAGTTGGGGGAAGGAGGATTTGGACCTGTCTACAAG GGAAAACTTGATGATGGAAGAGTTATTGCAGCAAAGCAACTTTCTGTGACATCCCACCAAGGAAAAAACCAATTTGTGACTGAAATTGCTACAATATCTTCTGTGCAACACCGAAACTTGGTGAAATTGTACGGATGCTGCATTGAGAGTAACAAACAACTACTTGTGTACGAGTATCTGGAAAACAAAAGTCTCGATCGAGCATTATTTG gaaacaaaagcttggaactGAATTGGTTGGCACGTTATGACATTTGCATGGGGATAGCAAGAGATCTAGCTTATCTTCACGAGGAGTCACGGCTTCGAGTAGTGCACAGAGATGTAAAGGCCAGTAACATTCTGCTTGATTCTGATCTCAACCCCAAAATATCAGATTTTGGTTTGGCCAGGCTTTATGATGATAAAAAGATCCACATAAGCACCCGTGTTGCTGGGACAAT TGGATATGTTGCTCCAGAGTATGCCATGCGCGGGCACCTTACAGAGAAAACTGATGTGTTTGCTTTTGGAGTTGTGGCTCTAGAGATTGTTAGTGGTAGGCCAAACTGTGATACAAGCTTGGAACAAGAAAAGATATATCTTCTTGAATGG GCTTGGAACTTATATGAAAAAAACCGAGAAGATAAATTGGTGGATTCAGCATTATTGACATTCAACAAAGAAGAAGTAAAACGAGTCATACGAGTAGCTCTTTGGTGCACTCAAACATCACCATCCTTAAGGCCATCAATGTCCAGAGTGGTGGCAATCCTTTTGGGAGATGCTGAAGTGAGCACTGAGATTACGAGACCTGGATACTTGACTGACTGGAAGTTCGATGACATGAGCAGCCTGATGACTGACAGTACAAACAAAGGAACTAACACTAGCTACTATAACTCATCTGCAAGCACAAGCATGGTGGGAGATGCAGAGAAGCAACTTGTCTATGAAAGTGCATTGCCTAAGTTTAAAAGCTCCATTAAATCGGGTAGGTGA